The Athene noctua chromosome 8, bAthNoc1.hap1.1, whole genome shotgun sequence region ACAGATCTGGGGCTCTGGCAGCGGCTGAGCTCTCTGCAGAGAAAGAAGGTGAGAGCTGAAGGAGAGGTGAAGACCACTGGCATGGCACCCACTCCACTGAAGGACCAGCAGCGAGAGTGCTGCTGATCCAGCCTTCCCCCCAAGGTGTTCACGAAAAAAAGCCAtacaccttaaaaataaaaaaagcaacgAGTGATTGCAGGGATTCCAACCCACCAGATTCAAGGGCCTTTAAATGCCTTAAAAAATGACCGATGCTTGTGCAAAAACCACCTCCTGGCCACTAAGCCCAGGTGCTGGagcatccccagctctgccccgtgCCGCCCCCGGGGGACTCACCCAGCAAACCGGCCGGGCGCTCCGTGCCCTCGCCCTGGCTGCCACTCTCGGCCGCCCCGTCTGTCTGCGTGCTGCCATCCTTGCTGCTGTGCTTGGAgtgggagggcaggggaagggcagcaggTGCTGCTGCACCTTCAGTGGTGGCTTTACctgctggaggagatgctgtTAGGCATTGCCAGCTCCTCTGGCTGGTCCATATCGCTCACCAGAGAAATCCCCCTTTCCCAAGCTCTCTGCTTCCAAAACCTCAGGGTAATTCCCTGCTGCCAAGTGAAGGCAGGGAACAAGCAGGTACCTCTATTTACCTGTGCTGCCCCGGGAGCTGCCTTCGGCCAGCCGGTCGCTCTGGCCAGTCCCTGGCCAGCTCGGGGCAGCGGAGGCAGCAAAGATGGAGGGCACGGACTTCGCTGGCCGCAGGGAGCCCTGGAGGGCTTTGCTGGGGTCCCTCCGTGAGCGCTGCTGCAGGACCTTGATGACAGCATCCTTCTCCAGGATTTGGGCATGAAGGGCTTTTAATCTGGAGAGGGCAAGAGGTAGAAGCTGGGAGAGGAGccaaagagggagaggaggatgcaggcactgcccagcccagcccatagcatGAGCTTGTCGGTGAGATGGGCCTACCTGTTTTCCATCTCCTGGTGCTTGTGGCTGGCCAGGAGGAGGTCCTCGTTGAAGCTGCTGTTGGGGGAGTGCCGCGGAGAGTGGCTGATGAGAGTGGTGTCCCGCTGGGCAGCCGCGGTGGCCGCGGCATCCATGGCGAACTGCCGCATGGTGCACTCCTCCAGGTACTTTTGCTCCCACTTGGTCATGTCCGCCTCCAGGGCCAGgatcttctcctccttctccctcagcTGCTCGGAGAGCGTGTGAGCACTCAGCTCCGACGTCCCCCCGCCCATGGCACCTgcctgcctctgcagcagcaaaaaaaaaaaaacccaaacataagaGAGGATGAGGAGGTTCTGAGAGGGTGCAGACCCACCATGGCTCACCGGCACCCACCACCACGGCTCACTGGCACCCACCTGCTGAGCCCGCAGCAtcttcagctcctgctccaggcgGGTGCGGAGCCGCAGCTCGAGCTGCTCCCGCTTCTCGCAGGCAGCCTGGAGCTGGcccagggctgcctgcagccGCTCCACCTTCTCCACGTAAGCCCGTTTCTTCCGCAGCTCAGCCTCTGCCTTGGCTGCCCGCGCCTGGGCGCTGCCCAGCGCCTGCTCCAGCAACTCTGCCCGCTGCCGCTGGTCCTCATTGGCACTGCGCAGCAGGGACACCTCCCGCTCCAGCCTCTCCTTCTCCTGCTGGTGCTCGTAGCCTGCAAAGACAGCCCCCAGGTCTCAGCTGAGGAGGCTTCACTGCCCTAAGGCTGGTCCACAAAGCCCCACGGGGGATTTTTGCTCCCCAAAACCCAGCCGTGCCTTCCCTCCTGCAGTACGCGGGGGCCAGGGGCATTCTAGCCACATGGCCAGATGGCCAAAAGCCTCCATTTGCCACGTTCCAGCCTGAATTTTGGCTCTTGAAGGGTAAAAGCTGCCCAGCATGAATCCAGGCACCTTAGGGAAGGGGATGCAACTCCACCCATGTAATATCAACACCGTGTCTCTCTGCTAAAATAATGGATTTAGGTatattttctccccaaaaaagCCCAGGCCTGCACAGCTGcgaagcagaggagggaggagggagagaagggccAGGCTGTCGCAGGGTGGGAGTGCGGGCTTGGTGCTGGAAGAGCCGGCGCGGCGGCAGGAATGTGGAGAATGCGGGTCACGCCGCCGGCCTGCCGGGATTAATGGCTGGAGTCCAGCGCCAAGAGCGGCTCCATCCTCCCCAGGGAAGGGCGAGAGCTGCCGCCTGCCAcccgctgcctcctcctccagctgagaGGGAGAGCGCCAAGCCCTCGCCATCCCGCTCACGGGTGCCACGGGGAGCCGGGCGAGGATGGGCATCCCACAGGACTTACTCTGTGCCAGGAGTTTGGCCATGCTGCCCTGGTTGCTTTCCTGGCTTTCCTGGGTCTTGCTGGCCAGCTGCTTGTTCGCCGATTCCAACCGCTCTGGTCCAAAGGCAATTAAACCCAATTAAGATTTAAATACAAGATTTCAgccagaggaagagggagaagccTGTCTTCCCATGGAAACACCCAGGGGGAAAAGTCGGGGGACAGAGACTGCCTGTGGGGATGGGCACACGGAGGGTCCCTCACCTTTCAGGTCCCGGTTGAAGTCCTGGAGCCGTCGCATCTCGCCGTCTCTCTTGTTCCTCATGGCTTTCTCCAAGGCTTCCCGCTTGGAAGAGGCCTTGACAAGGTTTTCGTAATCCTCCGAGATGCGCTGGATCTCGCTCTCCAGCTGGGGTGGAGGAAGGGACAGGCCAGGGTTAGATATTCGTGGaatgaggaaaggaaagggaaatgctGGCCAAAGCTCACCCGGGTCGCTCAGCCCAACCTGAGCTGCCAGAGGAGCTCAGTACACCCATGGAATCCCCTGGGCTGACCCCCAGCTTACATTTTTTGggagaaaactaattttttctgcctttcttctcGTAAAAGAGTCCCTCTGCAGGTTTTTGGCTCTGCTGTAGCCCGGCTGGCGGGGAACAGCCGCTCCTTGTACACGGCCGCACAAAGGGCTTTCTGTGGCGGCCAGGGATGGGGGGACAGGCGGAGGGAGGGGGTCACCAGAGAATGGGCTCCTTCTCCCCCGTcctgcctgctgtgctgctgaaagGCAGCTGCTCGGAGGGGAACAAGCCTCCAGAGCAAGGGGGAGAAGGGATTAAAACACTAAAGGGGGTGAATTTCCACAGCAGCTGGTTGAGCATCCCCCCACCCCGGGTGAGGGGTCACGATGCCAtggccgcggggctgccgctgTTCGCTCACCTTCTGGATGCGGCTCGCCTTCTCGGCACAGCTCTCCAGCTCCCGCCGCAGCTTCTCGCTCTCCCGCTGGAGCCTCTCGTTTTCCCGCAGGACCGCGTCTGCCCGGGCCAGGCGGCTGCTGGCCGAGACCGCCTGGGCGCTCACCAGTGCCTCCACATCGGCGGGACCCAGCGTGCCCGGGCACAGGGCACCTGGTGGCGGCAGGAACGTGGCAGGGACGTGGGTGGGCAGCAccctgcagggagggaggagagggatgcTCAAGGGGCTTGGCAGGATGGGAGAGCCGACTGCATCTCCAGCATCCCAATGACCGCTCTAAAGCTAGGGGCCAAGCGGGTGCCAGTGCCTTTGGGTGGCCCCAAAGGAGGATGGAAGATCTGGGAAGCTCCTATCCTGCTTTTCAGAGCTGGGAAGTGTTTGCTTTCTAAAAGGTGCTCACCTGAGCACTCCCAAATGTGAACCAAACCCCATCTCACAGTGATGCCTTGACTTGACAGCTCCAAGATCCAGCCTGTGGGTCAGgatgggctgccagccccccGAGGCCCTCCCCACTGCTGGAGATGCTGCAGATGGACACAGTTGGGCAAACAATGCACCTTAGgagccagcagcactgccccttttccctttttcctgggcAAAGCAAGGGCTCCTGGCACAGCCCCTCACCACCACACTATTAATACATCCTCACTGTATTCGGAGGAGCAGGGCCAGCGCAGCCACCCCTTGCACGACCACTCTGAGTTCCTCGACATCCTGCGGCCGCCTCAAATACCCTGAGCAGGGCGGCCGTGCATGGCCCAGCCCCGCTCTGCCGCGGGCGGCCCGCCAAGGGCCTGCATTCCTGCGGGATGATATAGGAGCGAGGAAGAATAAATACATCTTCCTCGCGGCTCCCCTTCCCCTCTTTGTTCCCTGGAAGGAGGTTTTCCTGCCGGAGAGGCTATTGCTGTCTGCCTGGGTAGGTCAGCAGGACTGGGCACAGCCTGCGTCCTCCCATCGAGCCTCCAATTCCCTTCTTCCCATCTTTTTCAACCCTGGAAGAAGTTGCTTCCAGCCCTCCTCAAACACTAGCCAATGCCTGGGCCCCCAGACCTCTCCATGGACCTCTTGGTGACAACCTGGGGCTTTGCTGGCAGCGTCAAGCTGCCCAGCACTGCTCGTCACCTCCACAAACCACACAGTGCCAGCGCAGGCTCGGCTCAGCAGCAATCCCACAGCAGCAGACCGGTGCTACGTGGACATCCCCGGCTCAGGACCACAGAGTAGGTTTCCACAGAGCAGGGATAACGTTCGCCTTCCACCCTGCCCCATGCCTGTTCCACATTTAGCCATTTCCTGACCCGGTTTCAGCTCCTAAATTAACCCCAAATTCCTCCCAGTGCATGGAGAGGGGGCAGGGTCTGCAGAAGCGGTGGAATTTTCATCACCAGTTGGAAAAACTCAACTGTGCTGGGGGaaactggggagaggagagggtcGGAGGGGTCCCTGCAGACTCCCATGGGCTGAGCCAGATCTGGGCCCACGAGGACAAGAGGTTGGGCAACAGctgccctggggtccccccactGCTCTCTGTATCCCACATCTTCCGAGCATCCATCGCGGCCACTCCTGGGGCACCACGGCTGGGAGGCACCTGGCGGGTGCCCCAAAAGCAGGGGCTGGGGACCGCAGGTTACCTGATTTCGGGATGCTGAAATCCAGGACCTTCCCGGGAGCAGGGTCGGGGTTCAGCCAGGTAAGTATCCTGGGAAGGGATGACGTAGGGATACTCCGGGGGAGGTCCCCGCGGCTCCGGCCCCTCGGGGTGCTGCCCTCGCAGGGCAGCGAGCTGGTGGTGGCGGGAGAGCTGGGGGTAGCTGTGGGAGGCGCTGATAGGGCTCTGCGCCTTGGCTCCGTTCCTCTCCAGAGACATCCGCATCAGCCGCTCACTCAGCGACCGCACGTGGCCGTGCTTCAGGTCCTTCAGCCCCTCATCGGGGCGTCGGGCGCCACTCTCAGCCCCGCGTAGACTGTTTTCACCCTGAATCCCCAGGCTGGCCCCTCCGGGCTGCTGCCCGCCCCGCTGCGAGGCGTAGTACTGGGAATGCGCCTTGGCCTCCTCGTAGGTGGGGAGCTCCTCACCcttgtgctggggctggcagagccaaTAGACGTTGTTCTCCAAGTAGACGTGGTCGGAGTGATGCTCCTGGCCCTGGGGCTCCTGCCGCGTGGATTGCTGCACCATTTGGCTCTCCTCCGGGCTGAGGCTCTCCAGGGAGGAGCGGGGGCTGCCGGCACcaccggcaccgccgccgccgcgcagggccTGCTGCTGGATGGCCAGCAGCGTGCGGTTCTCCGTGAGGTTGCCATAGCGCAGCTGCTCCTGGATCAGGCGGTGCAGGACCGTCCCATTCGAGTCCTCCGCTGTCCTCATCTCCGCCCGCGCCGTCGGCAAAGCCACGTTTCCACCCGAGAAGGGCGTCCCCGGGGACCTTTAGCAGCAACCGGCCACGCCGAGGCACCTGCACAGGGAAAAGAGGGGATAATTGGGAACCGGCCCGGGCAGGACGAGGCACAGACCCTGATCAACAAGGGGTTGTTTTCCAGGAATCCCGCTCGGCACGCTGGCAGGCTGGCCGCGACCTGTGGGCCGGGCTGGAGCGCAGACGCAGCCTCTCCGCTGCCGTGGCTGAGCACGGGTGCTCTCATCACACCCACGGCCGGGACTGGCtccgggggccggggctggggccggctcgg contains the following coding sequences:
- the AMOTL2 gene encoding angiomotin-like protein 2 isoform X2 — its product is MRTAEDSNGTVLHRLIQEQLRYGNLTENRTLLAIQQQALRGGGGAGGAGSPRSSLESLSPEESQMVQQSTRQEPQGQEHHSDHVYLENNVYWLCQPQHKGEELPTYEEAKAHSQYYASQRGGQQPGGASLGIQGENSLRGAESGARRPDEGLKDLKHGHVRSLSERLMRMSLERNGAKAQSPISASHSYPQLSRHHQLAALRGQHPEGPEPRGPPPEYPYVIPSQDTYLAEPRPCSREGPGFQHPEIRVLPTHVPATFLPPPGALCPGTLGPADVEALVSAQAVSASSRLARADAVLRENERLQRESEKLRRELESCAEKASRIQKLESEIQRISEDYENLVKASSKREALEKAMRNKRDGEMRRLQDFNRDLKERLESANKQLASKTQESQESNQGSMAKLLAQSYEHQQEKERLEREVSLLRSANEDQRQRAELLEQALGSAQARAAKAEAELRKKRAYVEKVERLQAALGQLQAACEKREQLELRLRTRLEQELKMLRAQQRQAGAMGGGTSELSAHTLSEQLREKEEKILALEADMTKWEQKYLEECTMRQFAMDAAATAAAQRDTTLISHSPRHSPNSSFNEDLLLASHKHQEMENRLKALHAQILEKDAVIKVLQQRSRRDPSKALQGSLRPAKSVPSIFAASAAPSWPGTGQSDRLAEGSSRGSTGKATTEGAAAPAALPLPSHSKHSSKDGSTQTDGAAESGSQGEGTERPAGLLESSAAARAPDLSDMVEILI
- the AMOTL2 gene encoding angiomotin-like protein 2 isoform X1, producing the protein MRTAEDSNGTVLHRLIQEQLRYGNLTENRTLLAIQQQALRGGGGAGGAGSPRSSLESLSPEESQMVQQSTRQEPQGQEHHSDHVYLENNVYWLCQPQHKGEELPTYEEAKAHSQYYASQRGGQQPGGASLGIQGENSLRGAESGARRPDEGLKDLKHGHVRSLSERLMRMSLERNGAKAQSPISASHSYPQLSRHHQLAALRGQHPEGPEPRGPPPEYPYVIPSQDTYLAEPRPCSREGPGFQHPEIRVLPTHVPATFLPPPGALCPGTLGPADVEALVSAQAVSASSRLARADAVLRENERLQRESEKLRRELESCAEKASRIQKLESEIQRISEDYENLVKASSKREALEKAMRNKRDGEMRRLQDFNRDLKERLESANKQLASKTQESQESNQGSMAKLLAQSYEHQQEKERLEREVSLLRSANEDQRQRAELLEQALGSAQARAAKAEAELRKKRAYVEKVERLQAALGQLQAACEKREQLELRLRTRLEQELKMLRAQQRQAGAMGGGTSELSAHTLSEQLREKEEKILALEADMTKWEQKYLEECTMRQFAMDAAATAAAQRDTTLISHSPRHSPNSSFNEDLLLASHKHQEMENRLKALHAQILEKDAVIKVLQQRSRRDPSKALQGSLRPAKSVPSIFAASAAPSWPGTGQSDRLAEGSSRGSTAGKATTEGAAAPAALPLPSHSKHSSKDGSTQTDGAAESGSQGEGTERPAGLLESSAAARAPDLSDMVEILI